Genomic DNA from Candidatus Komeilibacteria bacterium CG_4_10_14_0_2_um_filter_37_10:
ATATTGAATAAGTTATCAAGGCTATCATAACTACAATAGCAATAACGTACCAGGAGATACTGCGTTGATATTTTTTATATTCAGGAATGGACCAAGCAAAGTATGCCTCGCCACGATCGTCGTAGACTGGTTCTTCCTGTTGATTTTGATCTTGATCATCACTCATAGATAAGTGAATTATAGTATTATATAAGATAATTGACAATACCCCAAAAAAACATTATACTGCACAGAGTTATTACCTTATTAATAACTAATTAAAGTTCTTATTACAAAAAAAGGAATATAATATAAATATGGAGAGGTGGCCGATCCAGCAAAGCGGTGGGTGGCTGACGATTTATATACGGGTTTATGTTTTATGTATATATTTTAAAAAAATAATAAGTAAATAATGGAGAGGTGGCCGAGCGGCTGAAGGCAACGGTTTGCTAAACCGTCGTACGTCTTTATGGACGTACCGAGGGTTCGAATCCCTCCCTCTCCGCCAAGTTTTACATTCAGCGAAATTGAACTTTAGGTAGGGTATAAGATACTCGCGAGAATTATTAGAGAGAACATAATATTTATTATTATGCAAAACATTACAAAAAGGTTAATCGTGTGGGCTGTTGTCGTAGTGCTTATATTAATGATCACTCTTACGGCGGCTATACAGTTCACCAATGAAGTGCAGTGGGGTGAAGTCGTTGCTTATAGCATCATACTGTTGATCGCTGGTGGTTTCTACGAACTGTGGCAATGGCTGAAGACGCGCACCAAAACGTATCGCATCGCTTTTGGCGTTGGACTTGCGGTGGTGCTCCTTCTCGGCTGGGTCAGCGGCGCCGTTGGCATTATCGGGAGCGAGAACCAACCCGTCAACTTGATGTACTGGGCAGTACCTGCTGTCCTACTAATCGGCTCCCTTATTTCACGCTTCAAACCGCGCGGAATGGCATGCGCCTTGTTTGCGACGGCACTTGTCCAAGCGTTGATCCCTGTGGTTACACTGATTATCTCGCCAGAAGTCAGCTGGGGCAATGCAGGCGTTATCGGCGTGTTCGTTTTCAACTCCATTTTCGCCGTGCTGTTTATCGGATCAGCGTTGCTATTTCGACGTGCGGCACACGAACACAACGGACTCGCAAATCAATAAATTTTCTTAGCAAAGTCGGAAATATTAAAGTGGACCGGGTTTTACTTATAAAGCTTCCTTAACTGACGTATAGTTAAATCAAGATTCCTGATTATGAATTGATCTATTCCGAAAACTACGATTCTAAATACGAGGCTTATAAAAGAGAGGGGCAAATAAAAAAATATAAAGGTGGGGAAGCATTTAAAAAGTTAATAGATAAATAATGGAGAGGTGCCAGAGTGGTCTAATGGAACAGTCTTGCCCGCCAGAGGCGGGTCCGCCTCCGGCGGAAAAACTTTCACGGGGTCAATTCAACTAATAACGACAGAAAAATATGCCCTGTGTATATATTATAAAAAGTATTAAAACAAATAGATTGTATATTGGATCTAGTCATAAAAATTCACCACAAGAACGATTAATGAATCATAATGCCAAAAAAGTCAGATCTACTAAATTTTATGCCCCATGGACTTTAATAATATTTGAAAAGTATAATACGTATACCGACGCCAGAAAACGTGAATTATTTTTAAAATCTGGTGTTGGTAGAAAATTAATAATGGAGAGGTGCCAGAGTGGTCTAATGGAACAGTCTTGAAAACTGTCGTACCTTCACGGGTACCGTGGGTTCGAATCCCACCCTCTCCGCCAAGACAATTTGGTATCGGATAGACCCATGAGCCTCGTATTTACGGGGCTTTTTGGTAGGTTCTAAAATCCCACTTACATCGAGGTACGTGGGACAGCGAACTCAAATATAGTTTTATTGACGAACTGTATCGTCTGGTGTATCATATCAATATATATTGATTATATAACTATATGAAAGCAAAATGTTGTGCCAATAAAAAACTTACAGAAGAGTTCGCGAATCTCGCTAAGTTTTTAAGGATCATCGGTGACGATAATCGCTTAAGGATTTTATGCCTGTTAAAAGACGGGGAACGTTGTGTTTGTGAAATATACCCTAATCTAGATTTGGCTCAGAATTTGGTTTCTAGCCATCTAAAAGTTATGCTAGATTTTGGTTTACTAACAATCAGACAAGAGTGGAAGAAAAATTACTATTCTATAAATCCAATAATATTTAAAAAATATAACTTATCATTAACTAATTTCTTAAAAAACTATGAATAATCAAATTACCTCAATCCAAGTTTTAGGTTCAGGTTGTCCGACTTGTAAAAAACTATTTGAATTAACGCAAAAAGCGGTTACTGAACTAGATTTGAAGACAGAAGTAGAATATATAACCGATATTCAAAAGATAATTGAATTAGGTGTTATGTCATCCCCTGTTTTAACTGTTAACGGCAAGGTCGCTTTAGTCGGTCAGTTGCTTAATTTAGAAAAAATCAAAGAACTACTTACCTTAAACAACCAACCAAAAATAGAAGAATCTATGAGTAGTTGTTCTTGCGGAGGTA
This window encodes:
- a CDS encoding ArsR family transcriptional regulator; its protein translation is MKAKCCANKKLTEEFANLAKFLRIIGDDNRLRILCLLKDGERCVCEIYPNLDLAQNLVSSHLKVMLDFGLLTIRQEWKKNYYSINPIIFKKYNLSLTNFLKNYE
- a CDS encoding thioredoxin family protein, giving the protein MNNQITSIQVLGSGCPTCKKLFELTQKAVTELDLKTEVEYITDIQKIIELGVMSSPVLTVNGKVALVGQLLNLEKIKELLTLNNQPKIEESMSSCSCGGKC
- a CDS encoding endonuclease, whose protein sequence is MPCVYIIKSIKTNRLYIGSSHKNSPQERLMNHNAKKVRSTKFYAPWTLIIFEKYNTYTDARKRELFLKSGVGRKLIMERCQSGLMEQS